One Oncorhynchus clarkii lewisi isolate Uvic-CL-2024 chromosome 31, UVic_Ocla_1.0, whole genome shotgun sequence DNA segment encodes these proteins:
- the LOC139391002 gene encoding fibroblast growth factor-binding protein 1-like: MTLLTNLTVMLVIACISQQFMVTNCQGSKKRGMKKKENQGPKDGEQPKPPVQSPDKKNSSPKGNVFKGKFSAKNKTQCTWVATGDDAFVLSVNCKKGQTRFDCEYVAKPATCPGYESNTKAYWKQIARALKKNKNVCFDSTALIKAGMCRKAPKDAHFKLNYTPRDVATLPRTTIQPRSSLSASSFGEKSCAVDQKRLAEEYCAASWSSLCTFFFSMVQNDDC, from the coding sequence ATGACACTTCTTACCAACCTAACCGTCATGCTGGTTATTGCCTGCATATCTCAGCAGTTTATGGTGACTAACTGTCAAGGATCCAAAAAAAGGGGAATGAAGAAGAAAGAAAACCAGGGACCAAAGGACGGAGAGCAACCAAAGCCACCCGTCCAATCTCCAGATAAGAAAAACAGCAGCCCCAAGGGAAATGTGTTCAAGGGCAAATTCTCCGCCAAAAACAAGACGCAATGCACTTGGGTTGCGACAGGTGACGATGCCTTTGTGCTTAGCGTGAACTGTAAAAAAGGGCAAACACGTTTCGACTGCGAATATGTGGCCAAACCAGCCACTTGCCCTGGGTACGAGTCCAACACCAAAGCCTATTGGAAACAGATTGCGCGCGCTCTAAAGAAAAATAAGAATGTATGCTTTGACTCAACGGCTTTGATTAAAGCAGGTATGTGCAGAAAAGCTCCCAAGGATGCGCATTTCAAACTTAACTACACACCCAGAGATGTTGCTACACTTCCGAGGACTACAATTCAGCcgcgttcctctctctctgcctcttcatTCGGAGAAAAATCTTGCGCAGTTGATCAAAAGAGACTGGCGGAAGAATATTGCGCGGCTTCCTGGTCGAGTTTGTGTACTTTCTTTTTTTCCATGGTCCAGAATGATGATTGCTGA
- the LOC139390943 gene encoding fibroblast growth factor binding protein 2a, producing the protein MWTRASALLLLACCLWAVEGQNENGNGNTRAGNGGGAAATATAENRKGVWEDPIQFNNKAKDLCTMSVTGQGDVTKLRISCQGAERTYWCEYTGKPQMCRAYNNNPRHYFTQIMWDLRKLQNACQAPKAIKPQMCKRAPEDAQMLYSASSMPEAASAATPQKPEKAQEPTQAKPDIPKAPIVKQAKPATTKPEQPRPEQVRPEPAKPEARPAPTKPVQSRPVQAKPEQARPAAAKPAGAKPAGAKPAVNKTAVLKKLLTPKPTTPKPTKPTVKGNAKKIAQEYCWQSLQGICSYVIGWFQN; encoded by the coding sequence ATGTGGACTCGGGCTAGCGCACTGCTGCTCCTCGCCTGCTGCCTCTGGGCAGTGGAGGGTCAGAACGAGAACGGCAATGGCAACACGAGGGCAGGCAATGGTGGTGGTGCTGCCGCCACTGCTACTGCAGAGAACAGGAAGGGTGTCTGGGAGGACCCCATCCAGTTCAACAACAAGGCAAAGGACTTGTGCACCATGAGCGTCACCGGCCAGGGAGATGTCACCAAGCTGAGGATATCGTGCCAGGGTGCCGAGAGAACCTACTGGTGCGAGTACACGGGCAAGCCCCAGATGTGCCGTGCCTACAACAACAACCCTCGCCATTATTTCACCCAGATCATGTGGGACCTGAGGAAACTCCAGAACGCCTGTCAGGCACCCAAGGCTATCAAGCCTCAGATGTGCAAGAGGGCACCGGAAGACGCCCAGATGTTGTACTCCGCTTCCTCCATGCCAGAGGCAGCATCAGCAGCCACCCCCCAAAAGCCGGAGAAAGCCCAGGAGCCAACCCAGGCGAAACCAGATATTCCCAAGGCACCGATCGTCAAGCAGGCCAAGCCAGCCACAACCAAGCCTGAGCAGCCAAGACCAGAGCAGGTAAGACCTGAGCCAGCAAAACCAGAAGCAAGACCAGCACCTACAAAGCCAGTGCAATCCAGACCTGTGCAGGCAAAACCAGAGCAGGCAAGACCAGCAGCTGCAAAACCAGCAGGAGCAAAACCAGCAGGAGCAAAACCAGCAGTGAACAAGACAGCAGTACTGAAGAAGCTTCTGACACCCAAACCAACCACTCCAAAACCAACCAAGCCCACTGTCAAGGGCAATGCCAAAAAGATTGCACAAGAGTATTGTTGGCAGTCACTTCAAGGCATCTGTTCCTATGTCATTGGTTGGTTTCAGAACTAA